The DNA segment CTGGTAAActagaattgttgttgttgcagcAAAGGCTATGTAGTGCCATGACACAGTCTCGTAAATCAGAGGGTTGATACAGAGTATAATGCCTCAAGGTAGAGTTCTGTATTAGGAGTTTACAAATGTCAAATTTTATAAAGAAGGGAGAATATATTACAACCATTTACACGATTGTCAATGCTAATTCGTACATACCCAAGGTTTCTTTGAGGGGAGAAGAATATATTTGGCTAAGAAAATTGCAGAAGCAGCAATGACTGATGGAGCATAACAAAGCATGTTGTACTCTAAAAGAGAGAGTTCTGCTATGTAGCTGGCCAAGTGTTCCAACTGCAGTGACAGAACCTGTAGAAGATTATAAGATTTTAATCAAACTCTTCCATTCATATTCATGAGGCGAAGGGCCAAAGAAGAGTGAATTATGAACTCAAAACTgatattttcttttctgtttcctATATAAAATATGTTGGAGAACTATAAACCTTATGTGAAGAGATTACCTCATTAAGTCCTTGAGCAGCGCGAACGAACCTCCTGAAATATATTTCAACAATAAGTTCCTAGATCATCATACTTAAAAGCAACTGTTGGGTAATGGTAAACTATTAAACAGTGACCTCAGAAAACATTTGGCTGTTGGGGCTGTCATTTCAAACTTCAAGTAATTTAAAACGGTAGACTCCATTTGCAAGACCTGCATAATACATAGTGCTTAGTGCCATTGCAATGTTTAGAAAGTGCATAGTCCTGTAAATAAAACTCATGTACCTCCTCCTTGAAGTAAGTGTTGTCTGTTATGTAGCAGAATTCTTCTACTTGAGGCGCACAGATCTCCTCATATTTGCTGCAATATAGCATTTCCCGTATTAATGTATGATACAGCATTTTCTTCCAGAAATGTTTGGTACATTTGAGAAAGTAAGAAGGGTAGTTTCTTACGATGCGATCATCATGCAAGCTACTCCAAGCAACTGTAGTCGTTGCCTGTCCATCAAATTGCCAGAGAGATATCGATCAATGTAGTTAACAGTCAGATACAATGTGTCTGGGACAAGCCTGTATTCCTCGGCAACCTACACATAGTGGTGGCAACAAGTTCTACATCAAACTCAGGAGTTGCTGAGCTTCATCGACATATATTTAAGTCATAAATTCCAGCACTCTGATATTGTCAGGGACAGCGGTAGGAAGAAAGACATTAGAAGTTTACCTCAACAAGCCAGTCAATCAAGATAGCACGCATGCTAGCATTTATGTCTTTCTGAACTTTCTCCATGAAATCTGTGGAAGGCCTTTTCTTTACCTAGCACGATGACCAAAAGCTAACGTTAAAACATACACGACAAATTGCAGCAAATGTTGATACTTCAATTCGATTATAATTTCAAACAACTGTAAACTTTTCAATGTATTAAGTGGTTAAAGTTGGCAGTAGCATCTAATTTAAGGAGCCAAAAGAACTGAAAAGAGATATATATAAACATCTTTATACCTCTGTGGCTCTCAAGTGTTTGTATATGTCACAGGCCATTGTAGCACATAATTGTGGATCAACAAGATTGTTATCAATGTTGGCAATTTTATCCCCTGATTCCATATCCACGAGTACATCTCTCTTGCATATATCTGTTTGACGGTACAAAAAACAGATAAATTTATTAATTAAATGAAAAATAGCTGAAGAAATAAAATGTTTGTTCAAGGACATATCCATTTCACATTCAGTGAAAGAGAAACTACTCTCtgctgaaaatatcaaacaacaaGGTAAAAGACTGTTAAAGTTATCAAAGCACAAACCTGCTGCTTTAACATCTTCTGAGATGTAGAGGGTGCTAAAAGCCTTCTTCTCAATGGAATCAAATGCAGCTGTTTGGTTGTCGTCAATGTACTCAACATCCGGACTTCTCAGTGAGTTAGAAGTGGACATAGTTTCATCCATGGAGACCAATGATCCGTCCGAGTGAGACGGAGAAATGTCCATGCTGCAAGTGGAAGGAAGAGGAGGAATTGCAGTGATCTTAGGGACAGCTGCATCACTTCTTGGAAGAGACACAGTTTTGCTGATTGGTTTGACAAAGGAGGAGGATGTTGGCAGAACTGAGGAAGCTGCATTACTATTGTTCTTCTTAATGCTTACAACCTTAGATGTACATGGTgcctttcaaaaccaaaaatgattcCAAGTTAGCCACAACTTCAGAAACAAGAAATGATCTTTTTTTCAATATTATTAGCGGAAGCAGAACAAGACTCGCATTGCAAAACAGCTTATTACATAAAAGGTTTATCCAATTGTGATAAATCAAAAATAACTGCTCATCTGTAAAACCAAATCTGTTCCTAACAAATTAAGTACAATAATAAAATCCTTCAAAAACCTTCACCTCTAATGATAATGTTAAAAATGAAATTTCTTCAAATATTAAAAAAGCAAAAGGAGACAAGAAGCAGGATTTGGGGAAGATGTTTCAAATTTTCCGTTCATAATGCCTTTTTATCAttaaaagaatatatttttttccaaaatatattttttttttaaatccatCCATACGTCAATTCACTTGattttaagaagaagaaaaaaaacagaacTGACGCATTTTCTGCTAATAACAGGGAACTTGTTTATAGAAGGAAAGTCAATAACAAAGAATTTCAACTTGCGAAtcaaaatcttgaaaaaaaaaattccgcAATCCTCTCCTATCGAACAGCCTCAAATCCCATTACATGATTTTTCTCAGTCATTCAACCCAAATTGTCCagtcatttttttaaaactttttacagTATTTAATTCAAGAAAAGAACCTCCCATAAACCTTACATAAAcgacacgcacacacacacacaaaacgAGAAAAATATAACTATTTCTAGAGGAAAAAAATGAAGATAACCCATCTGATATACAAATTTATCAAGAAAGCCCCTCCGAAAATCCCATAACAGCATAAGAAAAAAACAATGAACTAgtaattaaataccaaataaaaagATCACAGGAGAAAAACAAACAATTTTTCCCACGGTAAAAGTACATAAATTAACAAGCTTCATAAGGTACAAAATTTACTTTGTCACAATTAGACAagaagaacaaacaaacaaaaaaatggaaaaaaacatACGAGTTTGGAGGAGTGAGAGAGCGAGTTACGAGCGGAAGCAGTTGTATGATTACTGATATTAGTGAGGGCTGGTCTTTTCTTGGCCCCACCCGCCGGCAATTTCCCGTGATTATTCTCCGCCATCGCTTGCCGCTTTGCCACCGCACTCGAAACTGAATTACGTCTATTCTGAGTCGTCGCCATTTCCTCCTTCGAAATATAACCCCTGAATGGCAACAACTGTAATTATTTAGAAAATTAGGCCCAATGTTTCATCAGCGCttcctcaagaagaagaagaaagctgTTACAAGTATGTGTGTGTAAATTGTGAACTGATATATAAAGTCAATTAATAAACGAATAATATATGGTGCTAGGCGGGGAAAAAGGGGTCATTTGAAATGAAGGAAGATCTGGGCCGTTGGATGACTTTAGGTATTCGTTAGGAGCGGACAAGGACTGGGCCCACTGAGGATCTCCTGTTTGAATTGGATTTTCAATTGAAAATGTGAATGACCAATCAGGTGAAGCCATAGGGGTAAGCGGGTGATGACCGAGCTGTCGTTTTAATTGAGTaattttgaattcgaatttgaagGTCCTTTTGTAAATCTGTCTTGACTTTAGTGCAGCCAGAAAAAAGGTCACGCTTCCCCTTTGTTTTTCACTATTATCCAAGTTGAACTTGttataataaagccaaatacaaaCAGAAAAAATATTTCATGggaattttttcaaaaaatttcaaataCTGCAGTCTTGATTAGATTATAACATTCAAAATAAATTGCTACTAAAAGGAATGAAATTGAGTTAGTATCTTAAAGGCTCATTCAAATATGTGAGTTTAGTCCATGTCATAACATTTGTATTGACATTTCATTAAGCATGTGAAATACCCTTCAAACGGCTATTTCAAAAACTTGTGAATTAAACTTCAGCTTGCAAATAAAGTAGTATTATTTGAAAGTGAAGTATTCAATTAAATAAGCGGGCCCTAAACTTTGACTACATTGTTGATTTAGTTTTGGTTTTCCTAAGGTAGATGCAATCTTTTTAGAATTATCTAAGTAATTAtgttggtatgataatttgtCCTAAGATTAGGATTGAAACTTTATGAACTTGATTACATAGTTGATTTAATTAGATTTTACTACTATTCATATTTTATTGAGCAGTAAGGAAGTTAACAGGTTGTTGTTTTGTCTTTCTTTAGTTCGTACCTTTGTAAGGCTAGTTTGGTAGGTTTTTATCTGAGACAACTAGTGACAATGTTGTGTCTTACCACTCTTTCGTTTTTCATAGTGTCGGGTCTATTTACTGGCTATCGCTTTTGCTTTACATCTATTGCTTTGCACCTGTTTTCTGGTTTTCATGatgttgttattttttcttatggtATCTATTGGTGGTACTGATATTGTCTTTTTTCGTCTTCTTGAGTCGATGGTcttttggaaacagtctctctactcctcggggtaggggtaaggtccaCGTACACACTATCCTACTCAGACCTCATTAATAAGATTTTACTGgatcgttgttgttgtttttccCTTAAAACCATTTCAAAAAGTAAATAATTATACTTTTCTTCCTCTAAATTATTCTTTAGAGGCGACTATCCGTTGCGAGGTGAAAATAAGAATATGCTTGGCCTAGTTTTTAAAAGGAACATACAACGTATGAGGTAACATTTGTGGGAATGTCATTTAAAGACATCGATATTATTAATTGCACTTAAGGAATGAAATCTACAAATATAGAAATATATGTTACGGTTATCTGTGTTACGATTTGAATTGACACTGAAAGAGTAGCAACAAAATTTTCATTTGACATTCTTTTTTTAGGTCAATATTTTCTTGCTAATTGAAAGTTGGACCTACGTTAGATCGCATCATTGCCCCATTTATCCTCCTAAAAAGAAGTTTGGTTTCAAACTCCAGCTCATATAAGAGGATTAAGCCATGCTAATGTGTCTTAGATGATCCACATCTCGGGATTAGGCTCGATGAGCATATTGACTATCCATGTGGCTAAGAGCTCTTACCGCTCAAGCACAATGAAGCAATTATCCGGGATGAAAGCGAGAGAAACCCATCTCTCTCTTTCCTTTGTCACCACACATGATTTTCATGAGGATGTCCAAAAGTAAAAAATTCAATATTGGCCAAGAGACATGATTTTCATATTTACCAGTGCAAGACCTAAAGCAGCATCACAAAGAGCAAGCGTCAGTAGTGTGTACACTGTCGATTGTTGGTTCATCCCACGGTTCCGAATGATAATTTGTTGGGGGCTATTGTTGAAATCATAGATCCTCtcttctttaaaaaatttaatcCATGTGCTCAACAATGTTGATCTAATGGTTTTTGTAACGATATGTGGACTTTGAAAGACATCGTTAGTAGTATATATACAGCATGTTACCTTTCTCTTTCGTTAGTAGAAATTGAAATGCTTGTAGGTTGTAGCCATGGCTTAACTAGGTTTCCAACAGTAAAAGTAAAGCTTGGAATTTGGGGGTAGTGTTGTTTCATAGAGTATACTTCTTCCTTCCTATTACATGGTCTTCCGGTCAGTAGTATGCGCAGAATGCTTACCGTGTTATGTTTAAAGATGCAGACAAATCAGTAAAATATATATGTTCGAATAATATCAATATATGAAAAATACTGAAAGTACATTTTCCTTGACAATTTTTTGAGATGAAATTCATCATAGCTTTACTAAATAAATAGTTACATTTTTCCATCATTATTTTAGCAAATGAAAGAAACGAAGGCACAACAATCTGGCTATAATTTTTTTGTAACACTAGCTGGCCAAGTAACACTGCTTTGCTTAAGGTGCGTTTTTGCTTCTAGTTTCACCACTGGTGAAATGTACAAAGAGTTGGATGTTTATGCTTTCTCAAGTTGGGGAAAGTAAATACCTCCGTTCTCCCCTAAATTTGACGTTGgacattttaaactttttgtttTGACATACCAAATCGAAGAGACCAATTTATATATAAAGCATCGATTGAATGTGCTATACCTTAACGGCACGTTTGTCCGTTAAGTTATAACGCATGCAACCCATGTCTTATATTTAAATTTGACTGACCCACCAATAATTGGTGGATATAGCGCATGCATTTATCGTGCTACATATATATCGCGTATAATGAATGTGACATACCCTTAATTATTGTACCCCCGCATTGAATTTTTGCTTATTTAAGGAGTTTCATTATTTCGTTAAAAATCCATTCTGGATAGTTCAGTCTTCTGcatcctttttattttcttttacgtATTCCTAAATATTTGTTTATTTAAGTTTTTTTGCATTTTGTCATAGTGCCCGAAGAGCGAAAAATTAGAGTTGCATTATATTGGTTGGGGGTGTCGTGGAGAATAACTCAGTACGCTATAGTTATTCTCCATAGTGTATTGTTAAGTTGTCACTTACAATATAGTACGATAGATTGATTTCATTGTTATgtaaaaaatgagtgtgaggaaacgttcactTAAtattaaagtaaccggaagatatccatATTTTGCTACTCCACAAGGGGTTCCTGCTatgctgagtttaacatcgaagacgaTGAAACTCTGGCAGATTTTTTGAGGACTCCGGATGAACACCGGAACTTCTTGTGATAAAaatgttggaaatgtacgtcaagtcTGAAGACGTTCGTAATATTGGGGTTACATAAAATAGGGATAACCCTCAATCATGGGATGGTGTTTTTGGAGCAGTTTTATCTGAACAGGTTCTGTTTGAAAGAGTTTAGCCAGATCTAAACTTATCTCCATGGGCGAATAAGGAGCGAGGACATAATTTCTCCTCAAGTTTACATAATCCACACGTCGAGTGGTAAATTTCAATCCAAAGGGGGTACCGGcaagatatgaattttacaagttatgaaccaACAGACTGTTAGAATGTGCCCAATTTTACTGTTTTGGAGcatggtggtccatccgggagtcatctgGTAACGCAAACCggtttatgagttatttgctttaggtgccataatgcaccttaaatccgttaggaggcgactcttcaaatctcttacccaatcaaaaggaaatgagttgtcccaaaaaaatgtcgaaacccggactccgtgaggaaaaagggggcgcgacatgtTGTACGTGTCATGTACTATCTTTAATTTTGAACGAATTTAAATTTATGTTAAGTTGTCTTATTTTTTGTGTTCTAGTGTTAAACTATTAAATAACCCGAAAAATAAAAACACATGTGCAAATTATGTAAAATATCTTTTTTACTATTATATATTTAATGTCATATATACAACTCAAAATACATATCAATGAGTCCCATAGTTAAAGCATTGGCTGAGGCACGTCCCATCCCGCCCGactacgctatcaggatcatcttCATCACATCGTCTCTTATCGGAGGATGCGTTGCAGCATAATCGTTAGTAAGGCTGGCAGCTCGATAGAAGCGGCTGCTAGGCCATCAGTAGCctacaaaataataaaatatattagTATGTGAAATATAGAATACTAACGTACGTGTTAGCAAAAAAAATTAATGGTCATAACATGGTCTTAGCGGGTAAGATCATCCGTCTCTGGCAAGCAAGTATCGTACAATGTGACCTCCATGATAGGTGATGAcgaaatctttaaaaaaatataaacacTTTAGATATTACTGACTAATCTACAAGAAAATAAATTGAAATAATAGTAATACAAGCAAACCTCCGTCTGAGTAGCCACACAATGCTCTGTCGGAACATCAAGGTGCACTGGAGTAGATGAAGGATGTGTATCTCGCCCCAATGTGATGTATCTCTATCTATGACTGAGAGATCCTCAGCAGCCCTCGATGATGAGACATAACTCAGTCGTTGCCCACTATGCACCTCTCA comes from the Nicotiana sylvestris chromosome 4, ASM39365v2, whole genome shotgun sequence genome and includes:
- the LOC104242977 gene encoding cyclin-A1-4, which translates into the protein MATTQNRRNSVSSAVAKRQAMAENNHGKLPAGGAKKRPALTNISNHTTASARNSLSHSSKLAPCTSKVVSIKKNNSNAASSVLPTSSSFVKPISKTVSLPRSDAAVPKITAIPPLPSTCSMDISPSHSDGSLVSMDETMSTSNSLRSPDVEYIDDNQTAAFDSIEKKAFSTLYISEDVKAADICKRDVLVDMESGDKIANIDNNLVDPQLCATMACDIYKHLRATEVKKRPSTDFMEKVQKDINASMRAILIDWLVEVAEEYRLVPDTLYLTVNYIDRYLSGNLMDRQRLQLLGVACMMIASKYEEICAPQVEEFCYITDNTYFKEEVLQMESTVLNYLKFEMTAPTAKCFLRRFVRAAQGLNEVLSLQLEHLASYIAELSLLEYNMLCYAPSVIAASAIFLAKYILLPSKKPWNSTLRHYTLYQPSDLRDCVMALHSLCCNNNNSSLPAIREKYSQHKYKFVAKKYCPPTIPVEFFQNISC